The Camelus ferus isolate YT-003-E chromosome 4, BCGSAC_Cfer_1.0, whole genome shotgun sequence genome has a segment encoding these proteins:
- the POLE3 gene encoding DNA polymerase epsilon subunit 3 → MAERPEDLNLPNAVITRIIKEALPDGVNISKEARSAISRAASVFVLYATSCANNFAMKGKRKTLNASDVLSAMEEMEFQRFITPLKEALEAYRREQKGKKEASEQKKKDKDKKTDSEEQDKSRDEDNDEDEERLEEEEQNEEEEVDN, encoded by the exons ATGGCGGAGAGGCCCGAGGATCTAAACCTGCCCAATGCCGTCATCACCAGGATCATCAAGGAGGCG CTCCCTGACGGTGTCAACATCTCCAAGGAGGCCCGGAGCGCCATCTCCCGCGCCGCCAGCGTCTTCGTGCTGTACGCCACATCCTG TGCCAATAACTTCGCGATGAAAGGGAAACGCAAGACACTGAATGCCAGTGATGTCCTCTCAGCCATGGAGGAGATGGAGTTTCAGCGGTTCATTACCCCGTTAAAAGAAGCTCTGGAAG CATACAGGAGGGAGCAGAAAGGCAAGAAGGAAGCttcagagcaaaagaagaaagacaaagacaaaaaaacagactcagaagagCAAGACAAGAGCAGGGATGAGGACAATGATGAAGATGAGGAAAGGCTGGAAGAAGAAGAACAGAATGAAGAAGAGGAAGTAGACAACTGA